One genomic window of Branchiostoma lanceolatum isolate klBraLanc5 chromosome 5, klBraLanc5.hap2, whole genome shotgun sequence includes the following:
- the LOC136435886 gene encoding E3 ubiquitin-protein ligase Midline-1-like, whose translation MCEEPSNDALKTCLVCDTSYCEACLSKYHPMKAGLARHTLVEASAATPKVLMCTEHPQEKVNMFCETDECLVCSLCKLVGKHKDHEVAAVSDTFQQNKVI comes from the exons ATGTGTGAAGAGCCGTCGAACGACGCCCTGAAGACCTGCCTGGTCTGCGACACCTCCTACTGTGAAGCGTGTTTGTCGAAATACCATCCCATGAAGGCAGGACTGGCCAGGCACACATTGGTTGAAGCATCAGCAGCAACTCCCAAAGTACTGATGTGCACTGAGCATCCACAGGAGAAG GTGAACATGTTCTGTGAGACAGACGAGTGTCTTGTCTGCTCACTTTGCAAACTGGTTGGAAAACACAAGGACCACGAAGTCGCCGCAGTGTCGGACACATTCCAACAGAATAAGGTAATATAA